From Candidatus Methylarchaceae archaeon HK02M2, one genomic window encodes:
- a CDS encoding CBS domain-containing protein yields the protein MVKDLMNVNVISFRQSEKISKVAETFVKLGISGAPVIDDYNNVVGIISERDIIELFKSKSSILGKTEDLIDDTLQFFHIYPIASLKFRRTIRELNQEE from the coding sequence TTGGTCAAGGATTTAATGAATGTCAATGTAATAAGTTTTAGGCAGAGTGAGAAGATCTCAAAGGTTGCCGAAACTTTTGTTAAACTAGGTATTAGTGGTGCACCTGTGATTGATGATTACAATAATGTAGTAGGCATAATCTCTGAGAGGGATATAATCGAGCTTTTCAAGTCAAAGTCAAGTATCTTAGGAAAGACAGAAGATTTAATTGATGACACACTCCAATTCTTTCATATCTATCCAATTGCATCTCTCAAGTTCAGAAGGACTATTAGAGAATTAAACCAAGAGGAGAA